The following coding sequences lie in one Lysobacter capsici genomic window:
- a CDS encoding efflux RND transporter permease subunit, which yields MWIVQYALSRRYTIGVLAILILLFGVLSARKMPTDILPEVGIPSINLVWTYTGLPAADVAAKMTSFSEAAILNTVDDLKEVRSETINGASIVRIDFQPTVSLDRALVQITAVSQTILRRMPPGTSPPLVVRNNVSSTPVLQLVLSSDSLTEAQLYDYARLQLRSQIQTIPGIRMTLPYGGAPRQIMVDLDPAKLQTYGLTPADVTGALERGSPTLPSGSIREGQREMQISIDTSPATAAEFLDIPVVSRGGTVIYVRDVASVRDGGALQTNVARMDGSSAVSVALIKLGGASAVEIVRAVRERLPEIEASAPPGTRIHAIFDQSVFVDNAISSIEHEALLVGLLVALVVLMFIGSWRSSMIVLSAIPLALLSSIAMLHLLGYTFNVMTLGGLALAIGILVDNAVVDVENTNRNIALGKDVRTAILDSAKEVVFPEMVSTISICIVLTPILLMTGLSAWVFTPLALAVIFAMLASFLLSRTLIPVLCYMLLPADIKSRANPRWAPEKLLLKINHKVEHVLDSLRDKHHALLIKLGHHGLVLTVVAVLVFGVGALAAASLGREYFPQVDAGQLRMQVRLPSGTRLEETAAKLSEIQREIRSIIPPQELQTVYEQIGVPDAVNLSLVDSAVVGSFEAEIMLQLRSPHANSHDYLVKIRKRIAERFPEAKLFERPPDATSRTLAGSAAAAFEVRLIGRDVPGNLAMAREIEQRLHKVPGAVDIALRQVLDLPEYQVKIDRTRAAQLGLDAQQASRAVLAVLGSAGTVSPVYWTDTVNAIAYTVQVQAPINNLKNIDALMNSPLRIGANGEAVLLRNIATVTARQVPASVARTTLAPTISVIANVEGTDLGSIYDQLTKITGELNSKLKPGNRIEIVGQAGEMQSAYGELATGLVMSAILVFLVLVVNFQSWIQPAVAMSGLPIAIAGAAVGLWVTGTPLSVPALMGVMMVIGVSTANSVLVTSFARGLIADGHDPELAAYESAAVRLRPVLMTASAMVLGIIPMAIGLGDGGEQNAPLGRAVIGGLLFGTPATLILVPSILAVVGRRRKPRVEDESSDSAGAPAGVAP from the coding sequence ATGTGGATTGTTCAATACGCCCTGAGCCGCCGTTACACCATCGGCGTCCTGGCGATCCTGATCCTGCTGTTCGGCGTGCTGTCGGCGCGCAAGATGCCGACCGACATCCTTCCCGAGGTCGGGATTCCCTCGATCAATCTGGTGTGGACCTACACCGGCCTGCCGGCGGCCGACGTCGCGGCGAAGATGACCTCGTTCTCCGAGGCGGCGATCCTCAACACCGTCGACGACCTTAAAGAGGTTCGTTCGGAAACGATCAACGGCGCCAGCATCGTGCGCATCGATTTCCAGCCGACCGTGAGCCTGGACCGCGCGCTGGTGCAGATCACCGCGGTCTCGCAGACGATCCTGCGGCGCATGCCGCCGGGTACTTCGCCGCCGCTGGTGGTGCGCAACAACGTGTCGAGCACGCCGGTGCTGCAATTGGTGCTGTCGTCGGATTCGCTGACCGAGGCGCAGTTGTACGACTACGCGCGCCTGCAGCTGCGTTCGCAGATCCAGACCATTCCCGGCATCCGCATGACCCTGCCCTACGGCGGCGCGCCGCGGCAGATCATGGTCGATCTCGATCCGGCCAAGCTGCAGACCTACGGCCTGACCCCGGCCGACGTGACCGGCGCGCTGGAACGCGGCAGCCCGACCTTGCCGTCGGGTTCGATCCGCGAAGGCCAGCGCGAGATGCAGATCTCGATCGACACCAGCCCGGCGACCGCGGCCGAATTCCTCGACATCCCGGTGGTGTCGCGCGGCGGCACGGTGATCTACGTGCGCGACGTCGCCTCGGTGCGCGACGGCGGTGCGCTGCAGACCAACGTCGCGCGCATGGACGGCTCCAGCGCGGTGTCGGTGGCGTTGATCAAGCTCGGCGGCGCGTCCGCTGTAGAGATCGTGCGCGCGGTGCGCGAGCGCCTGCCCGAGATCGAAGCCTCGGCGCCGCCGGGCACGCGCATCCACGCGATCTTCGACCAGTCGGTGTTCGTCGACAACGCGATCAGCTCGATTGAACACGAAGCGCTGCTGGTCGGCCTGCTGGTCGCGCTGGTGGTGCTGATGTTCATCGGTTCGTGGCGGTCGAGCATGATCGTGCTGTCGGCGATTCCGCTCGCGCTGCTGTCGTCGATCGCGATGCTGCATCTGCTGGGCTACACCTTCAACGTCATGACCCTGGGCGGCCTGGCGCTGGCGATCGGCATCCTGGTCGACAACGCGGTGGTCGACGTGGAGAACACCAACCGCAACATCGCGCTGGGCAAGGACGTGCGCACCGCGATCCTGGACAGCGCCAAGGAAGTGGTGTTCCCGGAAATGGTCTCGACCATTTCGATCTGCATCGTGCTGACCCCGATCCTGTTGATGACCGGCCTGTCGGCGTGGGTGTTCACCCCGCTGGCGCTGGCGGTGATCTTCGCCATGCTGGCCTCGTTCCTGCTCTCGCGCACGCTGATCCCGGTGCTGTGCTACATGCTGCTGCCGGCCGACATCAAGAGCCGCGCCAACCCGCGCTGGGCGCCGGAAAAGCTGCTGCTGAAGATCAACCACAAGGTCGAGCACGTGCTCGATTCGCTGCGCGACAAGCACCACGCGCTGCTGATCAAGCTCGGGCATCACGGCCTGGTGCTGACCGTGGTCGCGGTGCTGGTGTTCGGCGTCGGCGCGCTCGCCGCCGCCTCGCTCGGCCGCGAATACTTCCCGCAGGTCGACGCCGGCCAGCTGCGCATGCAGGTGCGGTTGCCGTCGGGCACGCGCCTGGAGGAAACCGCGGCCAAGCTCAGCGAGATCCAGCGCGAGATCCGCTCGATCATTCCGCCGCAGGAACTGCAGACCGTGTACGAACAGATCGGCGTGCCCGACGCGGTCAACCTGTCGCTGGTCGACAGCGCGGTGGTGGGTTCGTTCGAAGCCGAGATCATGCTGCAGCTGCGCTCGCCGCACGCCAACAGCCACGACTACCTGGTCAAGATCCGCAAGCGCATCGCCGAGCGTTTCCCCGAAGCCAAGCTGTTCGAGCGTCCGCCGGACGCGACCAGCCGCACCCTGGCCGGTTCGGCCGCGGCGGCGTTCGAAGTGCGCCTGATCGGCCGCGACGTGCCCGGCAATCTGGCGATGGCGCGCGAGATCGAACAGCGCCTGCACAAGGTGCCCGGCGCGGTCGACATCGCCCTGCGCCAGGTGCTCGATCTGCCCGAATACCAGGTCAAGATCGACCGCACCCGCGCCGCGCAACTCGGCCTTGATGCGCAGCAAGCCAGCCGCGCCGTGCTCGCGGTGCTCGGTTCGGCCGGCACGGTGTCGCCGGTGTACTGGACCGACACCGTCAACGCGATCGCCTATACCGTGCAGGTGCAGGCGCCGATCAACAATCTGAAAAACATCGACGCGCTGATGAACTCGCCGCTGCGCATCGGCGCCAACGGCGAAGCGGTGCTGTTGCGCAACATCGCCACGGTCACCGCGCGCCAGGTGCCGGCCAGCGTGGCCCGCACCACCCTGGCGCCGACCATCAGCGTGATCGCGAACGTGGAAGGCACCGACCTGGGTTCGATCTACGACCAGCTCACGAAGATCACCGGCGAACTCAACAGCAAGCTCAAGCCCGGCAACCGCATCGAGATCGTCGGCCAGGCCGGCGAGATGCAGAGCGCCTATGGCGAACTCGCGACCGGCCTGGTGATGTCCGCCATCCTGGTGTTTCTGGTGCTGGTGGTGAACTTCCAGTCGTGGATTCAACCCGCGGTGGCGATGTCGGGCCTGCCGATCGCGATCGCCGGCGCCGCCGTCGGCCTGTGGGTGACCGGTACGCCGCTGAGCGTGCCGGCGCTGATGGGCGTGATGATGGTGATCGGCGTATCGACCGCCAACAGCGTGCTGGTCACCAGCTTCGCCCGCGGCCTGATCGCCGACGGTCACGATCCGGAACTGGCCGCGTACGAATCGGCCGCGGTGCGCCTGCGTCCGGTGCTGATGACCGCCAGCGCGATGGTGCTCGGCATCATCCCGATGGCGATCGGCCTGGGCGACGGCGGCGAACAGAACGCGCCGCTCGGCCGCGCGGTGATCGGCGGCCTGCTGTTCGGCACGCCCGCCACCTTGATTCTCGTTCCCTCTATCCTGGCCGTCGTCGGCCGCCGTCGTAAGCCGCGCGTCGAGGACGAATCCTCCGACAGCGCCGGCGCCCCCGCAGGAGTCGCTCCATGA
- a CDS encoding efflux RND transporter periplasmic adaptor subunit yields MNRSIRVSHPLDRAGLSLALAAALLTVLAGCSRSDAETTPANALPEVLTVQAKAADAAFDLSLPARAQAGESAQLYARATGFVSERKVELGDKVDAGQVLATISAPEIDQSVREARALLAQTAADQELAKVNYDRAQTLIGTGAVSKEYFSDRKGNYDVAVAAHNAAQARLTSAIERQSFQSVRAPFAGVVVARNVERGDRVVGDSASSTVPMFEIAVLDPLRVVVDVPQNVSMQIQNGLEADVSFPELPGQVFKAQVARSARTLSRDAGVMRTELRLPNPDSRIPAGMVGSARLHLPRVAPAVVLPVSTVIQRATGVQVVTLKADSTLSYRDVTLGRNLGNEVEVLTGIQAGDTVVLAPNALLADGNKVHAKALPPPKKS; encoded by the coding sequence ATGAACCGCTCGATCCGTGTCTCCCACCCGCTCGACCGGGCCGGCCTGAGCCTCGCCCTGGCCGCCGCGCTGCTGACCGTGCTCGCCGGCTGCAGCCGCAGCGACGCCGAGACCACGCCGGCCAACGCCCTGCCCGAAGTGCTCACGGTGCAGGCCAAGGCCGCCGATGCCGCCTTTGATCTGTCCCTGCCCGCGCGCGCGCAGGCCGGCGAGTCGGCGCAGTTGTACGCGCGCGCGACCGGTTTCGTCAGCGAACGCAAGGTCGAACTCGGCGACAAGGTCGACGCCGGCCAGGTGCTGGCGACGATCTCGGCGCCGGAAATCGACCAGTCGGTGCGCGAAGCGCGCGCGCTGCTGGCGCAGACCGCCGCCGACCAGGAACTGGCCAAGGTCAACTACGACCGCGCCCAGACCCTGATCGGCACCGGCGCGGTGTCGAAGGAATACTTCAGCGACCGCAAGGGCAATTACGACGTCGCCGTGGCCGCGCACAACGCGGCGCAGGCGCGGCTGACCTCGGCGATCGAACGGCAGTCGTTCCAGTCGGTGCGCGCGCCGTTCGCCGGTGTCGTGGTGGCGCGCAATGTCGAACGCGGCGATCGGGTGGTCGGCGATTCGGCCTCCTCGACCGTGCCGATGTTCGAGATCGCCGTGCTCGATCCGCTGCGGGTGGTGGTCGACGTGCCGCAGAACGTGTCGATGCAGATCCAGAACGGACTGGAAGCCGACGTGAGCTTCCCGGAACTGCCCGGCCAGGTGTTCAAGGCGCAGGTCGCGCGCAGCGCGCGCACGCTCTCGCGCGATGCCGGCGTGATGCGCACCGAACTGCGCCTGCCCAACCCCGACAGCCGCATCCCGGCCGGCATGGTCGGCTCGGCGCGATTGCACCTGCCGCGCGTCGCGCCGGCCGTGGTGCTGCCGGTGTCGACCGTGATCCAGCGCGCGACCGGCGTGCAGGTGGTGACCTTGAAGGCGGACTCGACGCTGTCGTATCGTGACGTGACCCTGGGCCGCAACCTAGGCAACGAAGTCGAAGTGCTGACCGGCATCCAGGCCGGCGACACCGTGGTGCTGGCGCCGAACGCGCTGCTGGCCGACGGCAACAAGGTGCATGCGAAAGCGTTGCCGCCGCCGAAGAAGTCGTAA